The sequence below is a genomic window from Campylobacter concisus.
ATGGGCGTTTAGTAAAAAAAGCTCACCTTTTATGACGCGCACAAAGCTATCTTTTAAATTTGCTCTACCAGCCCTTAGAGCTTTGACTTCGCTGCCTTTTAAAACGATGCCAGCCTCGAAGGTTTCAAGTATGCTAAAGTCATGCAAAGCTTTTTTGTTTTTTGCTAGTTCTTTTATCAAAATTTTTACCTTTTATTTTACGCTAAATACGCTACTACCGCTGCCACTTAGAAATTTATCTTTAAACTCGTTCATCTGTGGATAGAGCTTAAAGCATGGGGCAAAAAGATCGTTTAACTCCCCGTTTTTATAAATTTCAAGTAGCTCTTTACTCTTTAAATTTTGCATTTTTTTTGCAGCATTAACGTCTATGTATTGTAAGAAATTGCTTCTAAATTCTTGATAAACCATCGGTGTGGAGCAAAAAATATTTGGCGTGAAGATATTTAAATTTGGCACTTCATCGTCAAATTCTTCTATGATCTCGCCTATGCCGCTTACATTTGCTGCTTTGTAGCCACTTACAAAAAAGGCCACATCTGCGCCGATTTTAGATGCTATTTGCATCAAATTTTCGCGTTTTATATTTAAATTTAGCTCGTCATTTACCATAAGTAAAAAGGTGGCAGCGTTTGAACTGCCTCCACCAAGGCCCGCACCTATTGGGATATTTTTGTTGATGATGATTTTATGAGAGCTAAAAAACTCGTCAAGCTCGTTTGAAAAGCTGGCTCTTTTTAGCTCATCTATTGCTTTTTGAATGATATTGTCTTTTATATCGCTGTTGTTGCATTCTATAGCAAACGAATCTGATTTCTTAAAATAAATTTCATCAAAAAGCTGCTCGCAGAGGATAAAGCGCGATAAAATTTCGTGGTAGCTGCCTCTAGTGCCAACTATCTTTAAAAATATATTTATCTTTGCAAAGCTTTTCATTTCTCGATTTTTTTAGCTAGCTCGTGGATATCGGCTTCACTTGCAGTTTTTGTGGCATGGATATTTTCGTTTTTGATATCATTTGCTAGTTCACTTCTTAGTATCATTGTATTTCGTGGTGCTTCGATACCGAGTTTAACAGTATTTTTTGAAATATTTACTATGACAACTTTTATGTCATTTCCTATTAAAATTTCTTCATTTTCTTTTCTTGCTAGGATTAACATTTTTCAACCTTATTTAGAGTGTAATTTATAGTATCATCCGTGATTTGGATTACGCTCATAAATTTATCATAATTTAGCAAATAAATTCCTTGCTTTTGTGTTTCAAAATCGTTAATTTTTAATTTCTTACCATCAAGAATATCATTTATGTCCCCAAAGTATGTATTTTTCTGAATATTTAAAAAATCACAAATATTCAAAAATTTTTCATTTTCGTAGCAAAATTTGCCTTCACTTATCCTTTTTAATGAGCTTAAAGTTACATTATAACCAAGTCTTTTCCCAAAAATTTCTGCATACGAACGGATATAACTTCCTTCACTTACGCTTAGACGGATAGCTAAAAATGGGTGCGAGTAGTTTAAAATTTGGCTATCAAAAATTTCCATCGTTTCTGTCTTTAGCTCAAATTCTTCGCCGTTTCTAGCTAGCTTGTAGGCTCTTGTACCATTTACATGCTTGGCACTAAATTTTGGTGGGATGTAGCTTATTCTGCCAGTCAGTTCGCCTCTTATGGCTTCAAGTTTTTCTAAATTTATCTCTTTTACATTTGAAATTTCAGTGATATTTTCATTATCCATGCTAGGACTACTTGCCCCTAGCCAGATTGTCGCTTCATAGACTTTTGGACTTTTGTCTAAAAATCTAAAAAATTTCGTATACGAGCCAAAAGCGACTATTAAACAACCGCTTGCAAATGGATCAAGTGTGCCTGAAAACCCAGCCTTTTTAACGCCGTATTTTCTCTTTAGTCGCCCTAAAAAGTGGTTTGAGCTCATGCCAGCTGGCTTGTTTGCCACGAAGATGGCGTTCATACGGCCTTTTCCACAAAGCTTGACATGATTTCTCTTACATTGCCACCAAAATTTATGGTCAGCTTAAACTCTTTTTTGATCTTGCTAACCGCGCTCACTCTACCGATACCAAAAATTTTATGTTTAACAAGGTCGCCTTTTTTAAATTCATTACTCTGTTCGATGACTAGCGAGCCATGCGTGATACCGCTCTCGCTTAAAAATCTACTCTTATTTAGCCTTGTGCGCTGACCCTTGTAAAAGCGTGAATTTGCAAAGCTTAGGCTAAGTGTTTTTTTGGCTCTTGTGATCGCCACGTATGCAAGCCTGCGTTCTTCTTCGATATCGCTGCCGTCACCAATGAGCGGGAAAAATCCCTCTTCAAGGCCGATCACAAAAAGGTGCTCAAACTCAAGTCCCTTGCTCGCATGCACGCTCATAATACTTATAGCCTCATCGCTAATGCCGTCTTGCTCGCTTGTTAGCGTGATCTCGTTTAGAAATTCCTCCAGATCAAAGCTTGGATTTTGCTTGATCTGATCTTTTAAAACAGCGTAAAACTCATCGATATTTGCCGCTCTTTCAGCGCCATCTGGCAGGCTCTCGTAGTATTTTTTCACGCCAAATTTAGCTTCAAATTTATCTATCAGGTCAAAAACTGAGCTGCTTTCTTGAAGCTCTTTTAGGTTGTTTGCAAACTCAAGAAGGGCTGATTTTACCTTTTTGCTAAAGGCTTCGTCGTTATCAGAGATGTTTGAGATTGCTTCAAAAATGGAAATTTTACCCTCAAATACCATCTTTTCAAGCTTATCAAGGCTTACTTTACCAAGGCCGCGTTTTGGTCGGTTGATGATACGTCTTATTGAAAAATCATCATTTGGATTGTTTATCAGCCTTAGATAGCTTATGATATCTTTGATCTCGGCTCTTTCATAAAATTTAACTCCGCCGACCATTTTATAGGCGATTTGCTCTTTGTTTAGCCCATCTTCAAGCGAGCGAGAGAGCGCGTTTATGCGGTATAAGATCGCAATATCTTTTGCCTGCACACCTTTGCTTAAAAGCTCTTTTATGCATTTTGCGATCTTACCAGCCTCGACGCTCTCATCAAAGCTCTCTATCAAATTTACGGCCTCGCCTTCGCCTTTTGTGCCCACAAGCTTCTTGCCAAGGCGGTTGCGGTTATGATCTATTAGTTCGTTTGCAGCCTTTAGTATCGCCTCGCTCGAGCGGTAGTTTTTCTCAAGTCTGATAATCTTTACATCTTTAAACTGATCTTTAAAATTTAAGATATTATCGATCTTTGCACCGCGCCAGCCGTAGATGCTTTGATCATCATCGCCCACCACGCAGATGTTTTCGTGGCATAGACAGAGCTTTTTTAGCAGTTTATACTGAAGGTCGTTTGTATCTTGATACTCATCGACCATTATATATTTGTATCGGTTTGAAATCTCTCTAGCAAGATCTTCGTTTTCGTCTAAAATTTTATAAGTAAGCCCTAGCAGATCGTCAAAATCAACAAGATTATTTGTTTTGAGATAATCTTCATATTTTTCATAAATTTGTGCTGCTTGTTTGTAAAAGTTATCCTTGCTTTTATCGAAAGACGAGAAATTTGCGTTTTTATAGACCTCTTCGACGCTTAAAAGTGAGTTTTTATAGTTTGAAATTTCACTTGATAAAATCGCCGTGGCGACTGGACTTTCAAAGCTTTTGATGATACGTTTTTTATCGTCTGTGTCGATTATGACGAAGTTATTTTTTCTGCCAAGCTTTTCAATATATAGCTTTAAAAATAAAAGTCCGAATTTATGAAATGTGCAAAGCAGTGGCGAGTAGTTTTTGCCACTTTGGCTTAGCATCGTCATGGCTCTACTACGCATCTCGTTGGCGGCTTTGTTTGTAAAAGTAAGAGTTAGTGTATTTGCCGCGTCTATACCGACCTCGCCGATGAGGTAGGCAAGCCTAGTTGTGATGGTCTTTGTCTTGCCGCTGCCAGCTCCTGCAAGTATGAGCATCGGACCATCTATATGAGTAGCTGCTTCGCGCTGAGATTCGTTTAAATTTGATAGTAAATTTTCCATTTTTTGCTTTTTAAATTTTCTTTTGATTTTAGCCAAAAATGCTTAAAATTACTATTTTTTCTTAAATATATCTTTATTTTTAGGATTTTGTAAAAAGACTGAAACCGATTTTTTTGTGTGGTCCGCTTGCTTCTCTTTTGGCTTATGAATAGAAAAATTTACAAGGATCGGGCTATTTTCAACCAAAATTTGAACCACTGCACCGAGTGGAAAGGAGACCACAGAGGCAAAATTTTCACTACCAAATCCAGCCTCGAAGCTAAGCTCATCCTGCGTTAACTTCGCACTCTCAAGCGTGTAGCCACCAAGTGAAAACATAATGACTGGCATATTAAAGCTTCTACTTATCTCATCTGGCAAGCTTGGCTCAAAGCTAACTAGCGGTAAATTTGCCATAACTGAGAAATTTACCCCTTTTTCAAGCAAAAAATCAATGCACTCATAGACATGCATCTTCATCAAAAGTGAAAATTTCTCATCATCTAAAATTTCGTCTAACATCTTAATCCTTTGAAATTTCTAAAAACTCATCTACTAGCTTTTTAACCTCGTTTATACCGATCTGCCAGAAATTTTTATCATCGATATCAAAGCCAAATTTAGCTACAAGCTCCTTTGGACTAAGGCTACCGCCAAGGCTCAAAAACTCGGTGTAAATTTCAACAAAATTTTTGCATTTGCCACTTTTGTAAAGTCCAAAAAGTGCAAGCACAAGAAGCTGCGCATAAGAGTAGGCGTAGCAGTAAAATGGCGTGTGGATGAAATGTGGGATGTAGCTCCACCAAATTTTGTAGTAGTCATTTAGTGTGACGCTTTTGCCAAACATCTTTTTGCTCTCTCTTAGCCAAATTTTATTTAGCTCATCTAGGCTGATCTCGCCCTCATGTGCGTGCACGGCTCTTTCAAAGGTGGTGAAATTTATCTGGCGGTAAAGCGTGGCAAATATATCCTCAATCTTGCCAGCAAGCAGTGAAATTTTCTCTTTTTTGCTAAGGCCGTCTTTAATGTGATCAAAAACTAGCATCTCGCAAAAGACCGAAGCCGTCTCAGCCGTGGTTAGCGGAGTGTCTGAGTTTAGGTAGCTTACATTATATGATAGTTTTTGATGCACGGCATGGCCAAGCTCGTGAGCTAGCGTAAAAAGGTCTCTTCGTTGGTTGGTGTGATTTAGCAAAACATAAGGGTGAGTGTCGCTTGATCCTGAGTGAGAAAACGCGCCACCTCGCTTGTTTGGTGCTGGATAAACGTCAATCCAGCCGTCACTAAAGGCACTTTTGGCAATCTCGCCAAATTTAGGTGAAAATGTCCCAAACGCCTTTAAAACTATCTTTTTGCACTCATCAAATTTATACTCCCCCTCGCTGCTAAGAGGCGCGTATCTATCGTAGTCATAAAGCTTTTTAAGGCCTAAAATTTCTTTTTTTCGCTCGTAAAATTTAGCAACTAGGTCAAAATTTTTCTCTGTTACGGCAATGAGCGAATCAACGCTTTTTTTGGTGATTTGATTTTCAAGGTGTCTTGGCTCTTCTGGTAGCTTGAAATTTCTAAGCTCGCAGCTAGTTTTTAGATCAGTTTTTATCATATTATATATGTAGCCAAGAAGGTGCTGGTGTTTGCTAAGCTCGTTTGAAAGGCTTTTAGCGGCTAGTTTTCGCACACTTTGATCGTTGTCATGAAGCTTGGCTAAAGTTTCCTCTTCATTTAAAAGCTCACCTTTAAATTTAAACCTCATTTTGCTCATGCTCTCATCAAAAAGCCTTGAAAAGCCCTCAGCTCCAGTGCTTGCGGTGCGAAGCAAAACTCTTTCTTCGGCAACGCTTAGTTGGTGCGGTTTTGCTTTAGCGAGATTGCTTAGATAGTAGCCATATTTTTTAGAGCTTTTGATGATCTCTTTTTGTTTTTTAGGGCTAAACTCATTAAATTTGATCTCAAAAAATATCAAATTTTCATTTGCTTTTGTCGCTATCTCATCGATCTTTGCATAAAATGCACCCTTGCTTGTATCTTTGGCAAAATTTAAAAAAGCGTAAGTCATTACTTTTGAAATTTTAGCTATCAAATTTTCATATTCGCCAAATGCCTTTAAAAACTCGTCTGTTTTTAAATTTTCATAATTTTCTAGGTATTTATCTTTAAATTTCTCGCACTCTTTTTGTAAATTTAGTGCGCTTTGCTCGCACTCTTTTTCGTTTGCAAAAAGTGCTTTTAGATCCCAAATTTGCATATTTATCCTTTAAATTTTTGGGATATTTTACAAAAAAATGGATAAAAGTAAAATTTCAGCCAAAATTTAGCTGAAATTTTATGAATATTAGTTTGAAGTCTCTGAAGCTACGGCTGTAAAAAGCACGTCTGATGAGCTATTTAGCGCAGTTTCAACTGAGTCTTGGATAACACCAATTGTAAAACCAACTGTTACAAACTGCATTGCGATGTCATTACTGATACCAAAAAGACCGCACGCTAATGGCACTAGAAGCAAAGAGCCACCAGCCACGCCAGATGCGCCGCATGCACCAAGAGCTGAGATGAAACAAAGAAGTAGCGCATCGCCAAATGTAACTGTGATAGATGGGATAGAATTTACCGCAGTAAGCGCTAGAATACTAATGGTAACTGCCGCTCCGCCCATGTTTATAGTAGCACCAAGTGGGATAGAGATCGAGTAAAGCTCCTCTTTTAGACCAAGCTTTTTGCAAAGTGCCATATTTACAGGGATATTTGCGGCCGAGCTTCTTGTAAAAAATGCTGAAATAGCGCTCTCTTTTAGGCAGATCATGACAAGTGGATAAGGATTTTTTCTAGTTAATACAAAAACCATGGCTGGATAGATGATAAATGCGACAACAAGCATTGCTCCAACAAGAACTAAAATCAGTTTTAGATATCCTGCAAGTACTTCAAATCCAGTTTCATGAATGCTAATAGCTACCATACCAAAGATGCCAAATGGAGCTAGTCTAATGATAAATTTAACGATATGAGTCACACCATCGCTTATGTCTTTAAATACTTTTTTGGTCTCAGCTGTGGAGTTTCTAAGTGCGATACCACTACCAACCGCCCAAGTTATTATACCTATATAGTTACCATTTGCTAAAGCATTTATCGGGTTTTCAACCATTTTATAAATGAGATCTTTTAAAACATTAGTAATTCCCTGAGGCGCTGACATATCAGCACTTGCAAGACCTTTTAAAGAAAGCTCCACTGGAAATAAAAAACTAGCAATAACTGCAACAACGGCTGCTAAAAATGTACCAATTAGATAGAGTGTAATGATCTTTTGCATACCTTTTGTATGACCAAAATCTCTTAAAATGATGGATGTTGCCACTAAAACAAAGACAAGAATTGGTGCGATAGCTTTTAAAGCGCCTTTGAATAAATCGCCTAAAACTGAAGCTGAAGCTGCGATAGAATCGGCTGAACTAGCTTTTTCTTTGGCTTCATTTAGCTGCTTGGCTTCATCTTGACTAAGGCGAGTTTTTATAACTTCATCTACGCTCAAACCACTTTCGTTTTGAATAGTTTGAATTTTAGCCGAGATCTTGTTATAAGGAGCTGCTTCGTAGTGTGTGTAAAAGCCAACTAGGGCACCTAGGATGATACCAACTAAAATTTGAACGATCAAATTTCCGTCAGCGTATCTTCTTGCAATGTTTTTAAACATATTCATTTGACACCTTAATAAATTAGTTTTTGTTGATTTTAGCTAAACAATTTTTAAATATAAAGAATTTGATAAAGATTAATTAGCCTTTTAAATAGATTTGTTACAATTGCACAAAATTTAGTCAAGAAAAAAGGATGAAAATGTATCTATTTACCTCTGAAGTTGTAAGTCCAGGTCATCCAGATAAATGTGCTGATATCATCGCTGATAGCATAGTGGATACTATTTTAATACAAGATCCAAATGGTCGTGTCGCAAGTGAAGTCTTTGTGGCTGGAAAAAATATAGTAATAGGTGGAGAGATAAACTCAAAGGTAAAGCTCTCATATAAAGACTACGAAAAGATTGTAAAAGACGCTCTTGCGCATATCGGGTATGATGGAAAGAGTAATTTTACAAAAGAGCAGTGCTTGCATCCAGATGATATCGAGGTCAAAGTTTATTTAAATCAACAAAGCCCAGATATAAATCAAGGCGTTGATCAAAGTAGTGGTGAGATCGGAGCAGGTGATCAAGGCATTATGTTTGGTTTTGCAAGCTGCGAAGCGAAAGAATTTATGCCAGCAGCTATAACTTACGCAAGAATGCTTTGTGAAAAAGTATATAAATTTGCCAAAGCAAACCCTGATAAACTTGGTGTTGATATAAAAACGCAAGTTACTATTGATTACGGCAGCAAAGATAACTTTGAAAACTGCAAACCTCAAAGTATCCACACTATCGTTGTCTCTGCCCCTTGCGTGGAGAGCATGAAGATAGAAGAGCTTCGCGCACTAATTCAAAATTTAATAGACGAAACCGGACTTCCAAAAGAGCTATATAATAAAGAAAAAACGATCACCTATATAAACCCAACAGGCAGATATGTAAATCACAGCTCACTTCACGATAGCGGCCTAACAGGTAGAAAACTAATCGTTGATAGCTTTGGTGGATATAGTCCAATAGGCGGCGGTGCTCAGTCAAGTAAGGACTACACAAAGGTTGATCGCAGCGGACTTTACGCAGCGCGCTGGATAGCTAAAAACATAGTCGCAGCTGGCCTTGCAAAAAAATGTATCGTCCAGATAAGCTACGCGATCGGTGTTGCAAAGCCAACTTCAGTTAGTGTTGATACCATGGGAACTCATGCAAATGGCATAAATGACGATATGCTTTCAAATTTTGTAAGCGAGCATTTCGCTCTAACGCCTCGCTGGATAACAAATAAATTTGGTCTTGATAAGCCAAGTAAAGATACGTTTTTATATGCAAAAGTAGCTGCAAAAGGTCAAGTAGGAAATGCAAAATACCCTTGGGAAAAGCTTGATGCGGTTGATACTTTCAAAGCTTTACTGAAAAAATAATCATATCAAAGTGGCTTTATCTAAAAGCCACTTTAAATTTCTTTTTAAAACTCATCCCAAAATACTTTTTTAGGTTTTATGATCTCACTTTTTGAGCCATTTACGCTGTGATAGACCGTTTTATTGTATTTTGTGGCAAGGTACTTTATTAGTAGCCTTTGAAGCCCAGGTTCGCTACTTGGCACAAACCAACCATTGTTTGTGATAGCTACAACCACGTCAAATTCGCCATTATAAAGCTCCTCTTTTGTTGCCTCATAGCAGATAGCGTTTCTAATTTTTACTCCATCTACCTCGTAGTCGCTAAAATTTTCAGCCTTTTTAAAGTCACTAGCTCCACCAAAAAATAGCTTATTTACTGCATCTTGCATAAATTTTGGCAAAGGAATTTCTTCACCAAATGGCACTAAAAATTTCTTATCCATTCGCCTTAGATTACCATCTTGAAACAAAAATGTAGAGTTATAAATTTGCTTATTTTCATAAGCAAGTGCGCCAGCTACGATGGTTATCTGTTTTGAAAGCTCTTTTAGTTCATCAACAAGTAGCGGCTCATTTGTCATAAATAACGGAAATGCGCTCTCCGGAAGGACAATAAGGCGTTTTTGCTCGGCTATGGCGTTATTTATTAAGTCTAAATTTTCATTTGTAAATTTCATGCGCAAGCTTTTATCCCAGCGCACTCTTTGAGCAATATCGGTGTTTATTAGCTCTACGTCAAATGGTAGAGTCTTTGCCTCGCTACTTTTAAACTGCAAAGCGGCGATTATGCAGATAAAAGCTAGGATAAATTTTAAAATTTTACCTTTTAAACTCAAAGAAATGGCTGCTAAAAATATAAATATAAGCCCCCTAATGCTTGGCTCAAAAGCTCCTAAAACAAGTGTCGCTTCAAGATTAAACCAGTTAAAGCCAAATGGATGCACGTAGCTTATTAAAAATAGCAAAACAGCTCTTAGTGCCACAAAGCTTGGGAAAGAGGCTATCCAAAATAAAAGCCCATAAACAAGGGCTACAAAAAGTATGACAAATGGGATAAGCCAGATTAGTTCATAGTAGATGAAGCTAAAGCTGATCCAATAAAACCATAAAATTCCTGTGAAAAATCCAGCCACGAAAAAACCAGCTCTGTTTAAATTTATAATGATGTAAATTCCAGTCAAAGTTAGAAACGGTGAGATGAAATTTAAGAGCAAATTCTCGAAGAGGCTTAAAAAAATAAAGTTAGAAAGCAAAAAAGCACCGACAAAGGCTTTTATTATAATTTTAGTGCTAAAATGTCCATTTAAAAATCTTACAAATAAGGAAATCCATGCAAAACGCTGATTTTTTAACATCATTACTACCTCTTGTTGTGCTTTTCGCCATATTTTACTTTTTGGTTATTAGACCTCAACAAAAACAACAAAAAGCCCATGCAGCAATGCTCGCAGCTCTTGATAAAGGTGATAAGATAATAACTAATGGCGGACTTATCTGCGAAGTGATTAAAGCCGAAAATGATTTTATCAAAGTTAAACTTAACGATGATGTAATCGTTCGTATAGCACGCGAGTTTGTAGCTAAAAAGATCGAAGATAAATAATGCGTAACGCAAGAGTCACATATAGGCTAATTATCTTAATATTAGCCTTGATTTTTGGTTTTGGCTTTTCGGTGCCATCTTTTTTTCAGACTCAAAATGGGGCTAAAATTTCACTTGGCCTTGATCTTCAAGGTGGCCTTCATATGCTACTTGGTGTTGAAACGAGCGAAGCTATTCACTCAAAAATAAAATCAATAGCTGGAAGTATAAATTATTATGCTAAAAAAGAAGATGTGTTAATTGATAAATTTAAGATTAAAGAAGAGAACATTGACTTTACTCTTCTTGATGGCGACGAAGCTCCAAAAGTAGATAAAGCACTTGCTGAGATAAAGGGGCTTGATATCAAAAAAGATGGTTTAAATTACAGCATATCTTTAACCGAGCAAGAAAGAACGGATACGATCGAGTATGCGATCTCGCAAGCTGTTGAAACTATTAGAAACAGACTCGATCAGTTTGGTCTAGCTGAGCCAACTGTTGCCAGACAGGGCAAAGACAATATCCTAGTTGAGCTTCCTGGCATAAAGACTGAAGAGGATGAGCAAAGAGCAAGAGATCTCATCGCAAAGGCTGCTCACTTGCAGCTTATGGCAGTTGATGATAAAAGACAAGATCAGGCTAATACGATGAGCGAGGCTGAAGCTGAAAGCTACGGCGATGTGATCTTTAAAGATGCTAAAAATGACCGCGTGAAATATGTCGTTAAAAATATCCCAGTGCTTGACGGCTCGATGCTAACTGATGCAAAGGTTGCATTTTCTCAGCAAAATAACCTACCGATCATAAATTTCACTCTCAACTCAGAGGGCGCTAGAATTTTTGGTGATTTTACTGGTGCAAATGTCGGAAAAAGGCTTGCTATTGTGCTTGATGGGAAGGTTTATTCAGCTCCTGTTATAAATGAAAGAATAGGTGGTGGCAGCGGTCAGATCAGCGGCGGCTTTACCCTTGATGAGGCTCACGACGTAGCGATCGCTCTTAGAAGCGGTGCACTTTTAGCCCCTGTTAAGATGCTGGAAAAAAGAAGCGTTGGCCCATCTTTAGGACAAGAGAGTATCAACCAAAGCATGGTAGCACTTGCTGCTGGATCTATCTTAGTCGTGTTATTTATGCTAGTTTATTATGGAATTTCTGGAATTTTTGCAAATATAGCACTAGTTGCGGATGTTGTTATATTGGTAGCCGTGATGGCGCTTTTTGGAGCGACACTTACACTTCCTGGTATGGCTGGTATTGTGCTAACGATCGGTATGGCTGTTGATGCAAATGTCATCATAAATGAGCGTATACGTGAGCTTTTGCGTGAAGGTGTAGCGATAAGGACAGCTGTGCAAAAGGGTTATGAGCACGCTATGAGTGCGATTATTGACTCAAACTTAACTACCATTATCACAGTTGCTGTGCTTTATGCTTATGGTACTGGCCCAGTTAAAGGCTTTGCTGTGACAATGGCGATAGGTATCATGGCTTCGATGCTAACAGCTATACTTGGCACTCACGGTATGTTTGATGCTGCTATGGATAA
It includes:
- a CDS encoding 4-(cytidine 5'-diphospho)-2-C-methyl-D-erythritol kinase, producing the protein MKSFAKINIFLKIVGTRGSYHEILSRFILCEQLFDEIYFKKSDSFAIECNNSDIKDNIIQKAIDELKRASFSNELDEFFSSHKIIINKNIPIGAGLGGGSSNAATFLLMVNDELNLNIKRENLMQIASKIGADVAFFVSGYKAANVSGIGEIIEEFDDEVPNLNIFTPNIFCSTPMVYQEFRSNFLQYIDVNAAKKMQNLKSKELLEIYKNGELNDLFAPCFKLYPQMNEFKDKFLSGSGSSVFSVK
- the csrA gene encoding carbon storage regulator CsrA yields the protein MLILARKENEEILIGNDIKVVIVNISKNTVKLGIEAPRNTMILRSELANDIKNENIHATKTASEADIHELAKKIEK
- the truB gene encoding tRNA pseudouridine(55) synthase TruB, which encodes MNAIFVANKPAGMSSNHFLGRLKRKYGVKKAGFSGTLDPFASGCLIVAFGSYTKFFRFLDKSPKVYEATIWLGASSPSMDNENITEISNVKEINLEKLEAIRGELTGRISYIPPKFSAKHVNGTRAYKLARNGEEFELKTETMEIFDSQILNYSHPFLAIRLSVSEGSYIRSYAEIFGKRLGYNVTLSSLKRISEGKFCYENEKFLNICDFLNIQKNTYFGDINDILDGKKLKINDFETQKQGIYLLNYDKFMSVIQITDDTINYTLNKVEKC
- a CDS encoding ATP-dependent helicase, which produces MENLLSNLNESQREAATHIDGPMLILAGAGSGKTKTITTRLAYLIGEVGIDAANTLTLTFTNKAANEMRSRAMTMLSQSGKNYSPLLCTFHKFGLLFLKLYIEKLGRKNNFVIIDTDDKKRIIKSFESPVATAILSSEISNYKNSLLSVEEVYKNANFSSFDKSKDNFYKQAAQIYEKYEDYLKTNNLVDFDDLLGLTYKILDENEDLAREISNRYKYIMVDEYQDTNDLQYKLLKKLCLCHENICVVGDDDQSIYGWRGAKIDNILNFKDQFKDVKIIRLEKNYRSSEAILKAANELIDHNRNRLGKKLVGTKGEGEAVNLIESFDESVEAGKIAKCIKELLSKGVQAKDIAILYRINALSRSLEDGLNKEQIAYKMVGGVKFYERAEIKDIISYLRLINNPNDDFSIRRIINRPKRGLGKVSLDKLEKMVFEGKISIFEAISNISDNDEAFSKKVKSALLEFANNLKELQESSSVFDLIDKFEAKFGVKKYYESLPDGAERAANIDEFYAVLKDQIKQNPSFDLEEFLNEITLTSEQDGISDEAISIMSVHASKGLEFEHLFVIGLEEGFFPLIGDGSDIEEERRLAYVAITRAKKTLSLSFANSRFYKGQRTRLNKSRFLSESGITHGSLVIEQSNEFKKGDLVKHKIFGIGRVSAVSKIKKEFKLTINFGGNVREIMSSFVEKAV
- a CDS encoding M3 family oligoendopeptidase, encoding MQIWDLKALFANEKECEQSALNLQKECEKFKDKYLENYENLKTDEFLKAFGEYENLIAKISKVMTYAFLNFAKDTSKGAFYAKIDEIATKANENLIFFEIKFNEFSPKKQKEIIKSSKKYGYYLSNLAKAKPHQLSVAEERVLLRTASTGAEGFSRLFDESMSKMRFKFKGELLNEEETLAKLHDNDQSVRKLAAKSLSNELSKHQHLLGYIYNMIKTDLKTSCELRNFKLPEEPRHLENQITKKSVDSLIAVTEKNFDLVAKFYERKKEILGLKKLYDYDRYAPLSSEGEYKFDECKKIVLKAFGTFSPKFGEIAKSAFSDGWIDVYPAPNKRGGAFSHSGSSDTHPYVLLNHTNQRRDLFTLAHELGHAVHQKLSYNVSYLNSDTPLTTAETASVFCEMLVFDHIKDGLSKKEKISLLAGKIEDIFATLYRQINFTTFERAVHAHEGEISLDELNKIWLRESKKMFGKSVTLNDYYKIWWSYIPHFIHTPFYCYAYSYAQLLVLALFGLYKSGKCKNFVEIYTEFLSLGGSLSPKELVAKFGFDIDDKNFWQIGINEVKKLVDEFLEISKD
- the sstT gene encoding serine/threonine transporter SstT gives rise to the protein MNMFKNIARRYADGNLIVQILVGIILGALVGFYTHYEAAPYNKISAKIQTIQNESGLSVDEVIKTRLSQDEAKQLNEAKEKASSADSIAASASVLGDLFKGALKAIAPILVFVLVATSIILRDFGHTKGMQKIITLYLIGTFLAAVVAVIASFLFPVELSLKGLASADMSAPQGITNVLKDLIYKMVENPINALANGNYIGIITWAVGSGIALRNSTAETKKVFKDISDGVTHIVKFIIRLAPFGIFGMVAISIHETGFEVLAGYLKLILVLVGAMLVVAFIIYPAMVFVLTRKNPYPLVMICLKESAISAFFTRSSAANIPVNMALCKKLGLKEELYSISIPLGATINMGGAAVTISILALTAVNSIPSITVTFGDALLLCFISALGACGASGVAGGSLLLVPLACGLFGISNDIAMQFVTVGFTIGVIQDSVETALNSSSDVLFTAVASETSN
- the metK gene encoding methionine adenosyltransferase, with the translated sequence MYLFTSEVVSPGHPDKCADIIADSIVDTILIQDPNGRVASEVFVAGKNIVIGGEINSKVKLSYKDYEKIVKDALAHIGYDGKSNFTKEQCLHPDDIEVKVYLNQQSPDINQGVDQSSGEIGAGDQGIMFGFASCEAKEFMPAAITYARMLCEKVYKFAKANPDKLGVDIKTQVTIDYGSKDNFENCKPQSIHTIVVSAPCVESMKIEELRALIQNLIDETGLPKELYNKEKTITYINPTGRYVNHSSLHDSGLTGRKLIVDSFGGYSPIGGGAQSSKDYTKVDRSGLYAARWIAKNIVAAGLAKKCIVQISYAIGVAKPTSVSVDTMGTHANGINDDMLSNFVSEHFALTPRWITNKFGLDKPSKDTFLYAKVAAKGQVGNAKYPWEKLDAVDTFKALLKK
- a CDS encoding apolipoprotein N-acyltransferase encodes the protein MLKNQRFAWISLFVRFLNGHFSTKIIIKAFVGAFLLSNFIFLSLFENLLLNFISPFLTLTGIYIIINLNRAGFFVAGFFTGILWFYWISFSFIYYELIWLIPFVILFVALVYGLLFWIASFPSFVALRAVLLFLISYVHPFGFNWFNLEATLVLGAFEPSIRGLIFIFLAAISLSLKGKILKFILAFICIIAALQFKSSEAKTLPFDVELINTDIAQRVRWDKSLRMKFTNENLDLINNAIAEQKRLIVLPESAFPLFMTNEPLLVDELKELSKQITIVAGALAYENKQIYNSTFLFQDGNLRRMDKKFLVPFGEEIPLPKFMQDAVNKLFFGGASDFKKAENFSDYEVDGVKIRNAICYEATKEELYNGEFDVVVAITNNGWFVPSSEPGLQRLLIKYLATKYNKTVYHSVNGSKSEIIKPKKVFWDEF
- the yajC gene encoding preprotein translocase subunit YajC, producing MQNADFLTSLLPLVVLFAIFYFLVIRPQQKQQKAHAAMLAALDKGDKIITNGGLICEVIKAENDFIKVKLNDDVIVRIAREFVAKKIEDK